One Streptomyces sp. CNQ-509 DNA window includes the following coding sequences:
- a CDS encoding TetR/AcrR family transcriptional regulator produces the protein MAGTRVDGRVERGNHTRRLVLRRTMDIASVEGLEGLSLGRIANELGLSKSGVFALFGSKEELQLATVRAAGAVFAKTVVGPVQDQPPGVGRLLSLCSHWLRYSRERVFPGGCFFYGAAAEFASRSGAVHDAVAAAHRDWAAYVERTVEEARAAGELRPDTGAGRLAFELIALLEHANLLSLLHGAQDAYDLAASAVVARLRAAAAEPDSVPDALPC, from the coding sequence GTGGCCGGTACGCGGGTGGACGGGCGGGTCGAGCGCGGCAATCACACGCGCCGGCTCGTGCTGCGGCGGACGATGGACATCGCCTCGGTGGAGGGCCTGGAGGGCCTGTCGCTGGGCCGGATCGCGAACGAGCTGGGGCTGAGCAAGAGCGGCGTCTTCGCGCTCTTCGGCTCCAAGGAGGAGCTGCAGCTCGCGACGGTGCGGGCCGCGGGCGCGGTGTTCGCCAAGACCGTGGTCGGGCCCGTACAGGACCAGCCGCCGGGGGTCGGCAGGCTGCTGTCGCTCTGCTCCCACTGGCTGCGCTACTCGCGCGAGCGCGTCTTCCCCGGCGGCTGCTTCTTCTACGGCGCGGCGGCCGAGTTCGCCTCCCGCAGCGGCGCCGTGCACGACGCGGTGGCGGCGGCGCACCGCGACTGGGCGGCGTACGTGGAGCGGACCGTCGAGGAGGCCCGCGCCGCCGGTGAACTGCGGCCGGACACCGGCGCGGGACGGCTCGCGTTCGAGCTGATCGCGCTCCTGGAGCACGCCAACCTGCTGTCGCTGCTGCACGGCGCGCAGGACGCGTACGACCTGGCCGCCTCCGCCGTCGTGGCGCGGCTGCGTGCGGCGGCCGCGGAGCCGGACTCAGTCCCGGACGCGCTCCCCTGCTGA
- a CDS encoding lactate utilization protein B yields the protein MPRTRPAAFPQSAAAATADATLRANLTHATRTIRGKRAAAVAELADWDRLRAAGAAIKDDTLRHLDHYLEQLEAAVTAAGGHVHWAVDAAEANAIVTRLVRETGADEVVKVKSMATQEIGLTEALAEAGIRAYETDLAELIVQLGEDLPSHILVPAIHKNRGEIRDIFRDRMADWGRPAPAGLGDRPAELAEAARLHLREKFLDARVAVSGANFMVAETGTMVVLESEGNGRMCLTLPETLISVVGIEKLVPSWRDLEVFLQLLPRSSTAERMNPYTSTWTGPAEGDGPRDFHLVLLDNGRTDTLSDQVGRQALRCIRCSACLNVCPVYERAGGHAYGSAYPGPIGAILTPQLRGTASALDASLPYASTLCGACYEVCPVAIDIPEVLVHLRTRVAEGGTYTVRGTKAVIKPAKGHAAERAAMRAARWTMDHPRVYGAALRATTGTRRLHPRRLPGPGKAWSATRDLPPVPKESFRAWWQRTRGAGS from the coding sequence ATGCCCCGCACCCGCCCGGCGGCCTTCCCGCAGTCCGCCGCCGCGGCCACCGCAGACGCCACCCTGCGCGCCAACCTCACCCACGCGACGCGCACCATCCGCGGCAAGCGCGCGGCGGCCGTCGCCGAACTCGCCGACTGGGACCGGCTGCGCGCCGCGGGCGCCGCCATCAAGGACGACACGCTGCGCCACCTGGACCACTATCTGGAGCAGTTGGAGGCGGCGGTGACCGCCGCGGGCGGGCACGTGCACTGGGCGGTCGACGCCGCGGAGGCCAACGCGATCGTCACCCGTCTGGTCCGGGAGACCGGCGCCGACGAGGTCGTCAAGGTCAAGTCGATGGCCACGCAGGAGATCGGGCTCACCGAGGCGCTGGCGGAGGCCGGCATCCGCGCGTACGAGACCGACCTCGCCGAGCTGATCGTGCAGCTCGGCGAGGACCTGCCGTCGCACATCCTGGTCCCCGCCATCCACAAGAACCGCGGCGAGATCCGCGACATCTTCCGCGACCGCATGGCCGACTGGGGCCGCCCCGCGCCCGCCGGGCTCGGCGACCGGCCCGCGGAGCTGGCCGAGGCCGCGCGGCTGCACCTGCGGGAGAAGTTCCTCGACGCCAGGGTCGCCGTCTCCGGCGCGAACTTCATGGTCGCCGAGACCGGCACGATGGTGGTGCTGGAGTCCGAGGGCAACGGGAGGATGTGCCTGACGCTGCCGGAGACGCTGATCTCCGTCGTCGGCATCGAGAAGCTCGTGCCGAGCTGGCGGGACCTGGAGGTCTTCCTCCAACTGCTGCCGCGCTCCTCGACCGCCGAGCGGATGAACCCGTACACGAGTACCTGGACCGGCCCCGCCGAGGGAGACGGACCGCGCGACTTCCACCTCGTGCTGCTGGACAACGGACGCACCGACACGCTGTCCGACCAGGTGGGACGCCAGGCGCTGCGGTGCATCAGATGCTCGGCGTGTCTCAACGTCTGCCCGGTCTACGAGCGCGCCGGCGGGCACGCGTACGGCTCCGCCTACCCGGGCCCGATCGGGGCGATCCTCACCCCCCAGCTCCGCGGCACGGCAAGCGCGCTGGACGCCTCGCTGCCGTACGCCTCGACGCTGTGCGGCGCGTGCTACGAGGTGTGCCCGGTCGCCATCGACATCCCCGAGGTGCTCGTGCACCTGCGCACGCGGGTCGCCGAGGGCGGCACGTACACGGTGCGCGGCACGAAGGCCGTGATCAAGCCGGCGAAGGGACACGCAGCGGAGCGGGCGGCGATGCGCGCGGCGCGCTGGACGATGGACCACCCGCGCGTCTACGGCGCCGCGCTGCGCGCCACGACCGGCACCCGGCGGCTGCACCCGCGCCGGCTGCCGGGGCCCGGGAAGGCGTGGTCGGCGACGCGGGACCTGCCGCCGGTGCCGAAGGAGTCGTTCCGCGCATGGTGGCAGCGCACCCGCGGAGCGGGATCGTGA
- a CDS encoding (Fe-S)-binding protein — protein sequence MRVALFVTCVNDTLYPRTGRAVVALLERLGVTVDFPLAQSCCGQAQFNTGYLGETRPLARRYADVFADYEYVVSPSGSCAAMVRDNYPRIGEPAAAAVAPRTYELTEFLTDVLDVTDVGAYYPHTVTYHPTCHGLRVLRLGDRPRHLLEQVKGLTLHELEGADECCGFGGTFALKNPAVSAAMGADKARHVEESGAQAVCAADNSCLMHIGGTLARRGSPVRPVHIAEILASTEGDVW from the coding sequence ATGCGCGTTGCGCTCTTCGTGACATGTGTCAACGACACGCTCTACCCGCGCACCGGGCGTGCGGTCGTGGCCCTGCTGGAGCGGCTGGGGGTGACGGTCGACTTCCCGCTCGCGCAGTCCTGCTGCGGGCAGGCCCAGTTCAACACCGGTTATCTGGGTGAGACCCGGCCGCTCGCGCGTCGCTACGCGGACGTGTTCGCGGACTACGAGTACGTGGTCTCGCCGTCCGGCTCGTGCGCGGCTATGGTCCGCGACAACTACCCGCGGATCGGCGAGCCCGCCGCGGCGGCCGTCGCCCCGCGCACGTACGAGCTGACGGAGTTCCTCACCGACGTCCTCGACGTGACCGATGTCGGCGCGTACTACCCACACACGGTCACCTATCATCCGACCTGTCACGGTCTGCGCGTGCTCCGTCTCGGCGACCGGCCACGGCACCTCCTGGAGCAGGTGAAGGGGCTGACCCTGCACGAACTGGAGGGCGCGGACGAATGCTGCGGGTTCGGCGGTACGTTCGCACTGAAGAACCCCGCGGTCTCGGCGGCGATGGGCGCCGACAAGGCGCGGCACGTGGAGGAGTCGGGCGCGCAGGCGGTGTGCGCGGCGGACAACTCCTGCCTGATGCACATCGGCGGCACGCTGGCGCGCCGCGGCTCGCCGGTACGGCCGGTGCACATCGCGGAGATCCTGGCGAGCACGGAAGGGGACGTGTGGTGA
- a CDS encoding rhamnulokinase family protein produces MSRAYGPGTGGGGADGNSLPFAAVDLGAASGRVMLGRAGGGELHIEEVHRFPNRPVRLAGTLHWDVLALYAGVLEGLRAAGRRSGGGLAGVGVDSWAVDYGLLDASGALIGNPVHYRDARTEGMAAKLAAVLPAAELYRATGLQHLPFNTVYQLLAARGTPALAAARRLLLIPDLVAYWLTGEAGTELTNASTTALVDPRTGAFSRRVAEAAGVDLGLFPPLRRPGDPAGELLPAVLEETGLTGPVPVTAVGSHDTASAVVGVPARDADFAYIATGTWSLAGVELPAPVLTEESRAANFTNELGVDGTVRYLRNIMGLWLLQECLRAWDAEGHTYELDALLAGAAAAPPLRSYVDAGDPAFLAPGRMPERIAAACRRAGRPEPRSAAETVRCVLDSLALAHRRAVADAQRLSGRTVRVVHVVGGGARNGLLCRLTADACGLPVVAGPVEAAALGNVLVQARAAGVIDGTLPDLRSLLHRTQPLREYEPGGGSAWEEAECALRSS; encoded by the coding sequence GTGAGCCGGGCGTACGGGCCGGGCACGGGCGGCGGCGGGGCCGACGGGAACTCGCTGCCGTTCGCGGCCGTGGACCTCGGCGCCGCCAGCGGGCGCGTGATGCTCGGCCGGGCCGGCGGCGGCGAGCTGCACATCGAGGAGGTGCACCGGTTCCCCAACCGGCCGGTCCGGCTGGCCGGGACGCTCCACTGGGACGTCCTGGCGCTCTACGCGGGCGTGCTGGAAGGACTGCGCGCGGCCGGCCGGCGTTCCGGGGGCGGGCTCGCCGGCGTGGGCGTCGACTCCTGGGCCGTCGACTACGGCCTGCTCGACGCGTCCGGCGCGCTGATCGGCAACCCGGTGCACTACCGCGACGCCCGCACCGAGGGGATGGCGGCGAAGCTGGCCGCGGTGCTGCCCGCCGCGGAGCTGTACCGGGCGACGGGCCTGCAGCACCTGCCGTTCAACACCGTCTACCAGCTCCTCGCCGCCCGCGGCACTCCCGCCCTGGCCGCGGCCCGGCGACTGCTGCTCATTCCCGACCTCGTCGCGTACTGGCTGACCGGCGAGGCCGGCACCGAGCTGACCAACGCCTCCACCACGGCGCTGGTCGACCCGCGCACCGGCGCGTTCTCCCGCCGCGTCGCCGAGGCCGCGGGCGTCGACCTCGGGCTCTTCCCGCCGCTGCGCCGCCCCGGCGACCCGGCGGGCGAGCTGCTGCCCGCGGTGCTGGAGGAGACGGGCCTGACCGGTCCGGTGCCGGTGACCGCGGTCGGCTCGCACGACACCGCCTCGGCCGTCGTCGGCGTGCCGGCGCGGGACGCGGACTTCGCGTACATCGCCACCGGCACCTGGTCCCTGGCGGGCGTCGAACTGCCCGCGCCCGTACTCACCGAGGAGAGCCGCGCCGCCAACTTCACCAACGAGCTGGGCGTGGACGGCACCGTCCGCTACCTGCGCAACATCATGGGTCTGTGGCTGCTCCAGGAGTGCCTGCGCGCCTGGGACGCCGAGGGGCACACCTACGAGCTGGACGCCCTGCTCGCCGGCGCCGCCGCGGCGCCCCCGCTGCGCTCGTACGTGGACGCCGGCGACCCGGCGTTCCTCGCCCCGGGCCGGATGCCGGAGCGGATCGCGGCGGCGTGCCGGCGGGCGGGGCGGCCGGAGCCGCGGTCCGCGGCGGAGACCGTGCGCTGCGTGCTGGACTCCCTCGCCCTGGCGCACCGCCGCGCGGTGGCCGACGCACAGCGGCTGTCGGGGCGTACGGTGCGGGTGGTGCACGTGGTCGGCGGTGGCGCGCGCAACGGGCTGCTGTGCCGGCTGACGGCGGACGCCTGCGGGCTGCCGGTGGTCGCGGGTCCGGTGGAGGCGGCGGCCCTCGGCAACGTCCTCGTCCAGGCGCGGGCGGCCGGCGTGATCGACGGCACCCTGCCAGACCTCCGATCTCTGCTTCACAGAACGCAGCCGCTGCGGGAGTATGAACCCGGCGGCGGATCGGCCTGGGAGGAAGCGGAATGCGCGTTGCGCTCTTCGTGA
- the rhaI gene encoding L-rhamnose isomerase: MTVKAALKSQAVETPSWAYGNSGTRFKVFAQPGVPRTPQEKLDDAARVHEHTGVAPSVALHIPWDRVEGADGYAALAAYAKERGLRLGAINANVFQDDDYKLGSVTHPDPAVRRKALAHLMECVDIMDATGSRDLKLWFSDGTNYPGQDDLRERQDRLAEALAAVYERLGEGQRMLLEYKLFEPAFYHMDVPDWGTAYAHCLRLGDRAQVVVDTGHHAPGTNIEFIVAVLLREGKLGGFDFNSRFYADDDLMVGAADPFQLFRLMYEVVRGGGLGPGVAFMLDQCHNIEPKIPAIIRSVMNVQEATAKALLVDREALAAAQREGDVLAANAVLMDAYNTDVRPLLAEVREEMGLDPDPMAAYRRSGWAERIAAERVGGTQAGWGA; encoded by the coding sequence ATGACCGTGAAAGCGGCACTCAAGTCCCAGGCAGTCGAGACACCCTCCTGGGCGTACGGCAACTCAGGCACACGCTTCAAGGTCTTCGCGCAGCCGGGGGTGCCGCGCACGCCCCAGGAGAAGCTGGACGACGCCGCCCGGGTGCACGAGCACACCGGGGTGGCGCCGTCCGTGGCGCTGCACATCCCGTGGGACCGGGTGGAGGGCGCCGACGGCTACGCGGCGCTCGCGGCGTACGCGAAGGAGCGCGGGCTCAGGCTCGGGGCCATCAACGCCAACGTCTTCCAGGACGACGACTACAAGCTGGGCTCGGTCACCCACCCCGACCCGGCGGTGCGGCGCAAGGCGCTCGCGCACCTGATGGAGTGCGTCGACATCATGGACGCCACCGGCTCGCGGGACCTGAAGCTGTGGTTCTCCGACGGCACCAACTACCCCGGCCAGGACGACCTGCGCGAGCGCCAGGACCGGCTCGCCGAGGCGCTGGCCGCGGTCTACGAACGGCTGGGCGAGGGGCAGCGGATGCTGCTGGAGTACAAGCTCTTCGAGCCGGCGTTCTACCACATGGACGTGCCGGACTGGGGCACGGCGTACGCGCACTGCCTGCGCCTGGGCGACCGGGCGCAGGTGGTCGTGGACACCGGACACCACGCGCCTGGCACCAACATCGAGTTCATCGTCGCGGTGCTGCTGCGGGAGGGGAAGCTCGGCGGCTTCGACTTCAACTCCCGCTTCTACGCCGACGACGACCTGATGGTCGGCGCGGCCGACCCGTTCCAGTTGTTCCGCCTCATGTACGAGGTGGTACGCGGCGGGGGGCTCGGCCCCGGCGTCGCCTTCATGCTCGACCAGTGCCACAACATCGAGCCGAAGATCCCCGCGATCATCCGCTCGGTGATGAACGTCCAGGAGGCCACCGCCAAGGCGCTGCTCGTCGACCGCGAGGCGCTGGCCGCCGCGCAGCGCGAGGGCGACGTGCTGGCCGCCAACGCCGTGCTGATGGACGCCTACAACACGGACGTGCGGCCGCTCCTGGCCGAGGTGCGCGAGGAGATGGGGCTCGACCCGGACCCGATGGCCGCGTACCGGCGCTCGGGGTGGGCCGAGCGGATCGCCGCGGAGCGGGTCGGCGGCACGCAGGCCGGGTGGGGCGCGTGA
- a CDS encoding exo-beta-N-acetylmuramidase NamZ domain-containing protein: MPRPSAPSRRTLLTGTAAGAAVPLLAGAAPARAGGRPAALQAGADAAAAEGWSVLRGRRLGIVSNPTGILRDTRHVVDSMHTSGTLDIAGVFGPEHGFRGSAQAGEAEPETIDPRTGLTVYDAYGANAAKMAELFAKAGADTIVFDIQDVGARFYTYIWTMYNAMVAARETGAAFVVLDRPNPIGRRADGAMMTPGFTSGVGLKPIVQQHGMTVGELARYFNGELLPDEGAGGRVELEVVRVRGWDPESYAQDGDLPWVPPSPNMPTADTALAYAGTCFFEGTNLSEGRGTTRPFEWIGAPYLDYHYSDRLNARGLPGVEFREAYFVPTFGKHVGATCAGVQVHVADRRRYEPVTAAVAMLVEAARYPEFAWRQDSWDPQRPFWIDKLSGSPRMRTMIDEGRDVAEVVAAWKDELADFTRRRRRYLLYR; encoded by the coding sequence ATGCCGAGACCTTCCGCACCGTCCCGCCGTACGCTCCTGACGGGCACCGCCGCAGGCGCGGCCGTACCCCTGCTCGCCGGCGCCGCGCCCGCCCGCGCGGGCGGGCGCCCCGCCGCGCTGCAGGCCGGCGCCGACGCCGCCGCCGCAGAGGGCTGGTCCGTGCTGCGCGGCCGCCGGCTGGGCATCGTCAGCAACCCGACCGGCATCCTCCGCGACACCCGCCACGTCGTCGACTCCATGCACACCTCCGGCACCCTCGACATCGCCGGCGTCTTCGGCCCGGAACACGGCTTCCGCGGCAGCGCGCAGGCCGGGGAGGCCGAGCCGGAGACCATCGACCCGCGCACCGGGCTGACGGTCTACGACGCGTACGGCGCGAACGCCGCGAAGATGGCCGAGCTGTTCGCCAAGGCGGGCGCGGACACGATCGTGTTCGACATCCAGGACGTCGGCGCACGCTTCTACACGTACATCTGGACCATGTACAACGCGATGGTCGCCGCCCGCGAGACCGGGGCCGCCTTCGTCGTCCTCGACCGCCCCAACCCGATCGGCCGCCGCGCCGACGGCGCGATGATGACCCCGGGCTTCACCTCGGGCGTGGGCCTCAAGCCCATCGTCCAGCAGCACGGCATGACCGTCGGCGAGCTGGCCCGCTACTTCAACGGCGAACTGCTGCCCGACGAGGGCGCGGGCGGCCGGGTGGAGCTGGAGGTCGTACGGGTACGGGGCTGGGACCCCGAGTCGTACGCGCAGGACGGCGACCTGCCCTGGGTGCCGCCCTCCCCGAACATGCCGACCGCCGACACGGCACTGGCGTACGCGGGCACCTGCTTCTTCGAGGGCACCAACCTCTCCGAGGGCCGCGGCACCACGCGCCCGTTCGAGTGGATCGGCGCGCCCTACCTGGACTACCACTACAGCGACCGGCTCAACGCCCGCGGGCTGCCCGGAGTGGAGTTCCGCGAGGCGTACTTCGTGCCGACGTTCGGCAAGCACGTGGGCGCGACGTGCGCGGGCGTGCAGGTGCACGTCGCCGACCGGCGCCGCTACGAGCCGGTGACGGCCGCGGTGGCGATGCTCGTGGAGGCCGCGCGCTACCCGGAGTTCGCCTGGCGGCAGGACAGCTGGGACCCGCAGCGGCCCTTCTGGATCGACAAGCTGTCGGGCTCGCCGCGGATGCGCACGATGATCGACGAGGGCCGGGACGTGGCCGAGGTCGTGGCCGCGTGGAAGGACGAACTGGCCGACTTCACCCGCCGCCGCCGGCGCTACCTGCTCTACCGCTGA
- a CDS encoding APH(3') family aminoglycoside O-phosphotransferase — translation MTAELRARYASYDWQPVTDGMSGAGVWRLTGPGELFVKTAAAGDGPAEPGADLRHEAACTRWLRAQGLPAPEVLDAGAADGTTWLVTRARPGRSLAEPWPADLRAGAVEALARFTRRLHELPVADCPFVRNLSVTVPLAGAAVAAGLVDEEDFDDGRRGRSAAGLFAELERTRPAVEDLVVCHGDLCAPNVLVDPATLEVSGVIDLGRLGVADRHLDLALAVRSFSDEDLNPQHGPAAAGLFLRTYRAAGEGDVRVDPARTEFYTLLDEFF, via the coding sequence GTGACGGCCGAGCTGCGGGCCCGCTATGCGTCGTACGACTGGCAGCCGGTGACCGACGGCATGTCGGGCGCGGGCGTCTGGCGGCTCACCGGGCCGGGTGAACTGTTCGTGAAGACGGCGGCGGCCGGGGACGGGCCCGCAGAGCCCGGCGCCGATCTGCGGCACGAGGCGGCGTGCACCCGGTGGCTGCGCGCCCAGGGGCTCCCCGCGCCCGAGGTGCTCGACGCCGGGGCGGCGGACGGGACCACGTGGCTGGTGACGCGGGCGCGGCCCGGGCGGTCGCTGGCCGAGCCGTGGCCGGCGGACCTGCGGGCGGGGGCCGTCGAGGCGCTGGCCCGGTTCACCCGGCGGCTGCATGAACTGCCCGTCGCCGATTGCCCGTTCGTCCGGAACCTGTCGGTGACGGTGCCGCTGGCGGGGGCGGCGGTCGCCGCCGGGCTGGTGGACGAGGAGGACTTCGACGACGGCCGGCGCGGCCGCAGCGCCGCCGGCCTCTTCGCCGAGCTGGAGCGCACCCGCCCCGCCGTCGAGGACCTCGTCGTCTGCCACGGCGACCTGTGCGCACCGAACGTGCTGGTCGACCCGGCGACGCTGGAGGTCTCCGGCGTCATCGACCTGGGCCGCCTGGGCGTCGCCGACCGGCACCTGGACCTCGCGCTGGCCGTCCGCAGCTTTTCCGACGAGGACCTCAACCCGCAGCACGGCCCGGCGGCCGCCGGGCTGTTCCTGCGCACCTACCGCGCGGCCGGCGAGGGGGACGTGCGCGTCGACCCGGCCCGGACGGAGTTCTACACCCTGCTGGACGAGTTCTTCTGA
- a CDS encoding lactate utilization protein C produces MSSSRETILARVRAATRDTAGTPEPAVPRDYLRVHGDRSPAESADLLAENLADYRALVHRTDAGGLPALLARLFAGRGTRTLLVPDGLPPAWTAAVGATRVPDTAASTARDLDAVDSVLTGCALAVAETGTIVLDAGAGQGRRRITLIPDHHVCVVRVPEQVVDSLPQAMERLDPARPQTWISGPSATSDIELDRVEGVHGPRTLEVVLVTG; encoded by the coding sequence GTGAGCAGCAGCAGGGAGACGATCCTCGCGCGGGTACGGGCCGCCACCCGCGACACCGCGGGCACGCCCGAGCCGGCGGTGCCGCGCGACTACCTGCGCGTGCACGGCGACCGCTCCCCCGCCGAGTCCGCGGACCTGCTCGCGGAGAACCTCGCCGACTACCGCGCCCTCGTGCACCGTACGGACGCCGGGGGGCTGCCGGCGCTGCTGGCGCGGCTGTTCGCCGGGCGCGGCACCCGCACCCTGCTCGTACCCGACGGGCTGCCGCCCGCCTGGACCGCGGCGGTCGGTGCCACCCGCGTCCCCGACACGGCCGCGAGCACCGCCCGGGACCTGGACGCGGTCGACAGCGTGCTGACGGGCTGCGCGCTGGCCGTCGCGGAGACCGGCACGATCGTGCTGGACGCCGGCGCCGGGCAGGGCAGGCGACGGATCACCCTCATCCCCGACCACCACGTGTGCGTGGTGCGGGTCCCGGAGCAGGTGGTGGACTCGCTGCCGCAGGCCATGGAGCGGCTGGACCCGGCCCGGCCGCAGACCTGGATCTCGGGCCCCTCGGCGACCAGCGACATCGAGCTGGACCGGGTAGAGGGCGTGCACGGGCCGCGGACGCTGGAGGTCGTGCTGGTGACGGGCTGA
- a CDS encoding glyoxalase/bleomycin resistance/extradiol dioxygenase family protein, translating into MPARFKDLALDARDHQALADWWCTALGYARRQESGEEWPAEWPVPIHDPAGRGPLIWINPVPEAKTVKNRIHLDVWGVPEEMEALGATLVRRRDDEIDWTVIADPEGNEFCVFEEER; encoded by the coding sequence ATGCCCGCACGCTTCAAGGATCTCGCGCTGGACGCCCGGGACCACCAGGCGCTCGCCGACTGGTGGTGCACCGCCCTGGGCTACGCCCGCCGGCAGGAGTCAGGCGAGGAGTGGCCCGCCGAGTGGCCGGTGCCCATCCACGACCCGGCCGGGCGGGGCCCGCTGATCTGGATCAATCCCGTCCCGGAGGCGAAGACGGTGAAGAACCGGATACACCTCGACGTCTGGGGTGTCCCGGAGGAGATGGAGGCGCTGGGCGCGACGCTGGTCCGCCGGCGTGACGACGAGATCGACTGGACGGTCATAGCCGACCCCGAGGGCAACGAGTTCTGCGTCTTCGAAGAGGAGCGGTGA
- a CDS encoding bifunctional rhamnulose-1-phosphate aldolase/short-chain dehydrogenase, whose protein sequence is MGRVSGGAGAYDPVADLLARAHRLGADPRNTNYAGGNASAKGTAKDPVTGGDVELMWVKGSGGDLGTLTAAGLAVLRLDRLRALTGTYPGVDREDEMVGAFDYCLHGRGGAPPSIDTAMHALVGAAHVDHLHPDSGIALACAADGEELTRRCFGERVVWVPWRRPGFQLGLDIAAVHEAHPEAIGVVLGGHGITAWGADSAECERNSLEIIRTAERFLAEQGRPEPFGPLLEGYGPLPEAERRARAAVLAPVVRGLASADRPQVGHFTDGEAVLDFLAREAHPRLAALGTSCPDHFLRTKVRPLVLDLPPDAPAAEAVARLRELHAAYREDYRAYYERHAAPDSPAMRGADPAIVLVPGVGVFSFGKDKQTARVAGEFYVNAINVMRGAEAVSTYAPIAEAEKFRIEYWELEEAKLRRMPPPKPLATRVALVTGAGSGIGRAIARRLAAEGACVVVADRDAAGAEAVAAELGGPDKAVAVPVDVTEEEQIAAAFRAAVLAFGGVDLVVNNAGISVSKPLAETTAADWDTQHAIMARGSFLVSREAARVLAAQGMGGDIVYIASKNGVFAGPNNIAYGAAKADQAHQVRLLAAELGELGVRVNGINPDGVVRGSGIFAGGWGARRAAVYGVPEEKLGEFYAQRTLLKREVLPEHVANAVFALTAGELSHTTGLHIPVDAGVAAAFLR, encoded by the coding sequence GTGGGGCGCGTGAGCGGGGGGGCCGGCGCGTACGACCCGGTGGCGGACCTGCTGGCGCGGGCGCACAGGCTGGGGGCGGACCCGCGCAACACCAACTACGCGGGCGGCAACGCCTCCGCGAAGGGCACCGCGAAGGACCCGGTGACCGGGGGCGACGTGGAGCTGATGTGGGTCAAGGGCTCCGGCGGCGACCTCGGCACGCTGACCGCCGCGGGCCTGGCGGTGCTGCGCCTCGACCGGCTGCGCGCGCTGACCGGCACGTACCCGGGGGTGGACCGCGAGGACGAGATGGTGGGCGCGTTCGACTACTGCCTGCACGGCAGGGGCGGCGCCCCGCCCTCGATCGACACCGCCATGCACGCCCTGGTCGGCGCCGCGCACGTCGACCACCTCCACCCCGACTCGGGCATCGCCCTGGCCTGCGCCGCGGACGGCGAGGAGCTGACCCGGCGGTGCTTCGGCGAGCGCGTGGTGTGGGTGCCGTGGCGGCGGCCCGGCTTCCAACTGGGCCTGGACATCGCCGCGGTGCACGAGGCGCACCCCGAGGCGATCGGCGTGGTCCTCGGCGGCCACGGCATCACGGCGTGGGGGGCGGACTCCGCGGAGTGCGAGCGCAACTCGCTGGAGATCATCCGCACCGCCGAGCGGTTCCTCGCCGAGCAGGGGCGGCCCGAGCCCTTCGGCCCGCTCCTGGAGGGCTACGGGCCGCTGCCGGAGGCCGAACGCCGGGCGCGGGCCGCCGTGCTGGCCCCGGTCGTCCGCGGGCTGGCCTCGGCGGACCGGCCGCAGGTCGGGCACTTCACCGACGGCGAGGCCGTGCTGGACTTCCTGGCGCGCGAGGCCCACCCGCGGCTGGCCGCCCTCGGCACCTCCTGCCCCGACCACTTCCTGCGCACCAAGGTCCGGCCGCTGGTCCTCGACCTGCCGCCGGACGCGCCGGCGGCGGAGGCGGTCGCCCGGCTCCGGGAGCTGCACGCGGCGTACCGCGAGGACTACCGCGCCTACTACGAGCGCCACGCCGCCCCGGACTCGCCTGCCATGCGCGGCGCCGACCCGGCGATCGTCCTGGTGCCCGGCGTGGGAGTGTTCAGCTTCGGCAAGGACAAGCAGACGGCCCGGGTGGCGGGCGAGTTCTACGTCAACGCGATCAACGTGATGCGCGGCGCCGAGGCGGTGTCCACGTACGCCCCCATCGCCGAGGCGGAGAAGTTCCGTATCGAGTACTGGGAGCTGGAGGAGGCCAAGCTGCGCCGCATGCCGCCGCCGAAGCCGCTGGCCACCCGGGTGGCGCTGGTCACGGGCGCGGGCTCGGGCATCGGGCGGGCCATCGCCCGGCGGCTGGCGGCGGAGGGCGCGTGCGTCGTCGTCGCCGACCGGGACGCGGCGGGCGCGGAGGCGGTCGCCGCGGAACTGGGCGGTCCCGACAAGGCGGTCGCGGTGCCGGTGGACGTCACGGAGGAGGAGCAGATCGCGGCGGCGTTCCGGGCCGCCGTGCTCGCGTTCGGCGGCGTGGACCTCGTCGTCAACAACGCCGGGATCTCGGTCTCGAAGCCGCTGGCGGAGACCACCGCGGCGGACTGGGACACCCAGCACGCCATCATGGCGCGCGGCTCGTTCCTCGTCTCCCGCGAGGCGGCGCGGGTGCTGGCCGCCCAGGGCATGGGCGGAGACATCGTCTACATCGCCTCCAAGAACGGCGTGTTCGCCGGTCCGAACAACATCGCGTACGGGGCCGCCAAGGCCGACCAGGCACACCAGGTGCGGCTGCTGGCCGCGGAGCTGGGTGAACTGGGCGTACGCGTCAACGGCATCAACCCCGACGGCGTCGTGCGCGGCTCCGGCATCTTCGCCGGCGGCTGGGGCGCCAGGCGGGCGGCTGTGTACGGGGTGCCGGAGGAGAAGCTCGGCGAGTTCTACGCGCAGCGCACGCTGCTGAAGCGCGAGGTGCTGCCGGAGCACGTGGCGAACGCGGTGTTCGCGCTCACGGCGGGCGAGCTGAGCCACACGACCGGGCTGCACATCCCCGTGGACGCGGGCGTCGCCGCCGCGTTCCTGCGGTGA